A stretch of the Argentina anserina chromosome 6, drPotAnse1.1, whole genome shotgun sequence genome encodes the following:
- the LOC126796662 gene encoding acyl-coenzyme A oxidase 3, peroxisomal-like, translated as MDRVTWRTHVLSNHLHGPAASSALTANPCVGFSPPELTEPLDFDVKEMRKLLDHHNLEERDWLFGLMRQSKLFNPKEAGDGRVFVSPDYNQSMEQQREMTMKRIEYLLDRGVFKGWLTERGVEAELRKFALLEVTGIYDHSLSVKLGVHFFLWGGAILFFGTKRHHDKWLWDTEKYAIKGCFAMTELGHGSNVRGIETVTTYDSKAGEFVINTPCESAQKYWIGGAANHATHTIVFSQLNISGTNQGVHAFIAQIRDDNGNICPNIRIADCGHKIGLNGVDNGRIWFDNVRIPRENLLNSVADVSADGQYLSAIKDPDQRFAAFLAPLTSGRVTIATSAIYSAKISLAIAMRYSLTRRAFSLTPNGPEVLLLDYPSHQHRLLPLLAKTYAMTFAANHLKTIYVKRTPESSKTIHVVSSAFKATLTWHNMRTLQECREACGGQGLKTENRIGNLKGEFDVQSTFEGDNNVLMQQVSKALLAEFITAQKRSTPFKALGLEHMNQPCPVIPSHLTSSTLKNIGFQMDAFCLRERDLLNRFAMEVSQRQKQGESKENSILLSYQLAEDLGRAFSDRTILQTFIDVEATVPAGSLKNLLATLRTMYALICLEEDVSFLRYGYLSPDNVTALRKEVSSLCKELRPHALALVSSFGIPDAFLSPIAFNWIESNSWSSVQQR; from the exons ATGGATCGGGTGACGTGGCGAACGCATGTCCTCTCGAACCACCTCCACGGCCCCGCCGCCTCTTCCGCCCTCACCGCCAACCCCTGCGTGGGATTCTCCCCGCCGGAGCTGACGGAGCCGTTGGATTTCGACGTCAAGGAGATGCGGAAGCTTCTGGACCACCATAATCTGGAGGAGCGGGACTGGTTGTTCGGTCTGATGCGGCAGAGCAAGCTGTTCAATCCCAAAGAGGCCGGCGACGGCCGGGTGTTCGTGTCGCCGGACTATAACCAGAGCATGGAGCAGCAGAGGGAGATGACGATGAAGCGGATTGAGTATCTATTGGATCGCGGAGTTTTCAAGGGGTGGCTGACGGAGAGAGGAGTTGAGGCTGAGCTCAGGAAGTTTGCTCTTCTTGAAGTTACTGGTATCTACGATCATTCGCTCTCTGTCAAGCTCGGCGTGCACTTCTTTCTATG GGGTGGTGCAATTTTGTTCTTTGGCACAAAGCGCCATCACGACAAATGGCTGTGGGACACTGAGAAATATGCAATCAAGGGTTGCTTTGCAATGACTGAGCTAGGGCATGGCAGTAAT GTTCGTGGAATTGAAACAGTCACCACTTATGATTCAAAAGCTGGAGAATTTGTCATTAATACTCCTTGTGAATCTGCTCAGAAGTATTGGATTGGAGGGGCAGCTAAT CATGCCACACACACTATAGTCTTTTCACAACTCAACATATCTGGGACCAATCAAGGTGTCCATGCATTCATAGCCCAGATCAGGGATGATAATGGAAACATCTGTCCAAACATCCGTATTGCTGATTGTGGTCATAAGATTGGTTTAAATGGTGTTGATAATGGTCGAATATG GTTTGACAACGTCCGGATACCCAGGGAAAATTTGTTGAATTCTGTAGCGGATGTTTCGGCAGATGGACAATATCTGAGTGCAATAAAAGACCCAGATCAG AGATTTGCTGCATTCTTGGCTCCATTGACGTCAGGACGTGTAACTATAGCAACCAGTGCAATTTACTCAGCAAAG ATAAGTTTAGCAATTGCCATGAGGTACTCTTTGACAAGGCGGGCCTTTTCTCTTACACCAAATGGGCCAGAAGTCCTATTGCTTGATTACCCAAGTCATCAACATCGTCTTTTACCCCTCCTGGCAAAGAC ATATGCTATGACTTTTGCTGCAAATCACCTAAAGACAATTTATGTTAAGAGGACTCCTGAGTCGAGCAAAACCATCCATGTAGTTTCAAGTGCATTCAAGGCTACACTTACTTGGCATAACATGCGAACTCTTCAG GAATGTCGTGAAGCCTGTGGAGGGCAAGGTCTGAAGACTGAAAATCGCATTGGCAATTTGAAAGGTGAATTTGATGTGCAGTCAACTTTTGAGGGGGACAATAATGTTCTAATGCAGCAG GTCAGCAAGGCTCTTCTTGCAGAGTTTATTACAGCTCAGAAGAGAAGTACACCATTTAAAGCCTTGGGATTAGAACATATGAATCAACCATGTCCTGTCATTCCATCTCACCTTACAAGTTCCACTCTCAAGAATATCGGATTTCAG ATGGATGCATTTTGCTTAAGAGAGAGGGATCTACTGAATCGCTTTGCTATGGAAGTGTCACAACGACAAAAACAGGGAGAAAGCAAAGAAAACTCGATCCTTCTG AGTTATCAACTTGCAGAGGACTTGGGAAGAGCTTTTTCAGATCGAACAATATTGCAAACCTTCATTGATGTAGAGGCAACTGTACCTGCTGGTTCACTTAAG AATCTCTTAGCTACACTGAGGACCATGTATGCATTGATTTGCTTGGAAGAGGATGTGTCTTTCCTCCGATATGGGTACTTATCACCGGATAATGTTACTGCTCTGAGGAAAGAAGTAAGCAGCCTCTGTAAGGAGCTACGACCTCATGCGCTTGCCTTGGTTAGTTCTTTTGGCATCCCTGATGCTTTCCTCAGTCCTATTGCTTTTAACTGGATCGAGTCAAATTCATGGTCATCAGTTCAGCAACGCTAG